The Longibacter salinarum genome includes the window TCTTCTCGAACATCTTCAGCTTCCAAAATCGCCACGACGTGTGCGAGCACGCCTACCAGGCGACGCGCCAGCACCTCCTCCGTCGAGCCGATGAGATTGCCGCGAAGCTCGAACGCCACGGACTTCGCCTCAACGTGGAGCGCCTTGAGGATGAATCACGGTCGGTCTTCGACCCGGAACCCGGCGCCCTGCCTTCCGGCTCCCTCAACGGCGACGCGAACTCACCGAAGGAGGTATTCCGGGAAACCGGGCGCGTGCTCGACCGCCTGGACGCAATGATCGATCAGATTCAGGCTGCAGCCTGAACGTGCCCCCTTTCTCTGGCGCCGATTGTCTGCCGGTCACACGTTCGTGGCCGGCTTTTTTGTTGCCCCCTCATCACGACCATCGTGAGCTACGCGCGGGCATCACGGTCGCCCAACCTCAGCCGACTGAATCGCATCAGGAAAAGGAGCGGTCCGGAAGCGGGTCATCCTTAAGCGACCAACGATACGACCCCTCCATCGCCCGGCGCTCCGACTCGGATAGACCGCGATACCCGCATGGCGGACGCCGTATTTCTCGAAGCAGGGCAACCGCCAACCAGCCCAGGGGCACGTACCACGACGCAAGATCCAGGTCTTTCATTAGACCACGCCAGCCATGGGCTTCCTCTGTTCGCCGGACGTTTCGCTCGTGATGTCCGTAGGAAACCGGCCATCCAAATGGAGTGGCCCCGAAGGCCCGCTTCCCGAGGTGACGAAGATGACGCAGAAGATCGGATAGATCATACGGCTTTTCTCCGTGCTCATCGACCGCATCGTCCAGCATCGACTGGCTCCGTCTGCGTACCTGCTCCGCCACGCGGGCCAGTTCGCGACGATCCGGGTCCTCTAAATCCGTGCATCCGGCGTCACGAAGCATCTTGCGGACGTTAATCGGGTCCTGGATGACGAATGTCATCTGGCAGGGAAACGCCAGGTAAAAGGCAAAGGGCAGCAGGGCTGCGATCGGTGCAATCGGAAGCGGAACGAACGGAACCCCGAGATACTTTCGCGACAGGCGGTCGAGCGCGTCAAACGTGATACTGGCCGGGTTGACCCACTCCGCATTGACGATGCTGACGGGATATACCGGTGCGTCGTGCCGCGCGGCCATTAGAACGAAACTCCGCGAGAAGGGCTGAAGCTGATACCGCCGGAGAAAGCCTTTCGCGATACCCGGTACGCCCTCCGGATAATAAATCAACCGATCGCCGCGGTCCAGAAGACGATCGAAGTTGCCAACGGTCATGTCGACCCCGCCCACGCGGCGCCACCAGTTATCCATGTCGAAAGGCCGCATCCACCACGTCGCCGCCAGCTCGGGCGTGTACACCGATCGAAACTTGCTCTCCTTTGTTAGTCCGTCTTCGCGCCACATCAACGCGTCGAGCACGATGGCGTCGTGAGGAAAGGCATTGCCACTGTGATTCGGTGCAACGACGATCGGTCCGTCTGAAGGCAGCTTCTCCTGCCCGATCAGCCGCGCACGGAAGTAGTGGTCAATGATATCGTACATCGGCCCGTCGTCGGCCAGCCGGTACAGATAGTCCCAGTCGATGGGGTCATGCGGTGCCGAATGCCGACCGCTGCGTCGTGACGTCCTCGTCTGATGCGAACTCGCCTGGTGCGCATCGCCGGAGGCACGTTCTTCTGAACGAGTCGCCGATGAGCGACCCGAATGCGACGCTGCCGGACCATCAACGGCTGTCCGGTTGTCGGTCGAGTCGTCACGAGAAGAGCGTGATCGATCCATAGCACGGAGGACGTCTGGCGAACAGTCCGAGAGATGAAATGGGCAGCGCCGGGTTCATAGCAACCTACGTGACAGCACGGGCGGATGCCAACTATGGCCCACGCATCCATCATGTGCGATGGGATCGTCGATACGCTAATCACCCGACGCACTGATTGCGGGGCGCGAAAACAACAACTCGTAACACCATCACAAGATGAGAGGCTGTTGACCCATCCAAGCGCGTTCAATGTAGTTTTGGCGCCCCCGACGATCATCCTGAGGCTGAAATGAGCACCTATCTCCCGGTTCTTTCCACCTCAAGCAAGAATAAAGGCCGACTTAAGGGTGAGATCCACTACCTTCTCTGACCGCCCAACCCAAGCTCTCCCCTCACGTCTCGATTTCATGCGCGAACTGATTGCCGCCCCCTCGCTGTCCGCTCTATCCCAATCGACCGGCTCTTCCCTCTCGGTGACAACCGACGACGCCCCTGTCGTTCTGCGAATTGCAGACGTGCAGCCGGCCTCAAGCCAGCAGGAGGGCTACGAAAGCTTCTCCCTCATCCTGACCGGGCCCGGGAGCTTACCAAGCGGCGTCTACCGTGTGGAGCATGATGCTCTCGGCCCGTTCGACCTGTGCCTGAACCCGACGTGGGCGAATCACGGCAACCCCGAGACCTGGGAGTACGAGGCGGTTTTCAATCGGGCCGTGGCGGCGGAAACGAAAGAAGTTGTAGAATCTTCCGCCTTACAGGAAACGTCGTCGCGGCGAGGGTTCTTCTCACGAATGGCTGCAGCAGCGGCCGGCGGGGGAATCATCACCGGGCTCTTCGGTAGCGATTCGGCACAGGCGCGACCAACGGAACGATCCGCCGGAGTCTCCGGTGCCCCTCTGGCTTACGAGCCCCTCATCGGAGGCATTGGAATGTTCGGCGGCAACTTCGCCCCTCGAAACTGGGCCAACTGCGATGGACAGCTTCTGGCGATTTCGCAGAACACCGCGCTCTTTTCCATTCTCGGCACCATCTACGGCGGCGACGGTCGGACAACCTTTGCAGTGCCCGATCTGCGTGGTCGCGTGCCGATTCACGCCGGACAGGGCCCCGGTCTCACCTCGCGAAATCAAGGCCAGAGTGGCGGCACGGAAACCGAGACGCTCGCAGCCGCGCAAATCCCGAACCACAGCCACCCGGCGTCGCTCCCCGTCACATCCGCAGAAGGAGATGCCACCTCCCCCGACGGAAACGCGCTCGGTGCCCAACCGAACTCACGCGGCACGCAGCCGATCTACAGCACCAACGCAACCAACGGAACGATGGACGTGAATAGCGCGGCTGTCGGCGGGTCGCAGTCCCACAACAACATGCCGCCCTTCGCCGTGATTCGCTACGTCATCGCGCTCACGGGCATTTTCCCGTCCCGCAACTAACGGCTATAGGCGATCACTTCCATCGTTCTCTTTCCCTATCTGCCGTTATCCATGTTGTCGACGCTACTTATCACCTACTGCAGACGGATCGTTTGTCTTGCGGCTCTTTTCACCCTCTGTTGCGGTCCGAACGCATCCGCACAGTACGCAGAACAGACCGGTACGAATAATCCATTCGACGGCATCACCGCCCTCTCCTCGGCAAACGCGCTGGACGCCGTCGCGGGAGACTTCGACTCCGACGGCGACATCGACCTGCTCGCCTACGACGGCTCGAGTGAACGCTTTTACCAGAACGATGGAACGGCCACGTTCACCGAGCAGACCGGCGCTCAAAACCCATTCGACGGCGTCGCCCTCGTTTTCGGCACACGCGGTCGGACCTTCGTAGGAGATGTGGACGGAGACACCGACACCGACATCGTTGACTTCCGACCGGCGACGGGCACGTTCGCTTTCATCGAGAACACGGACGGATCAACGTACACCGACCAGACGGGCACGAACAATCCATTCGACGGCATCCAGGTCTCGGGTAACCAGACATCTGTGGATGCCGTGTTTGGAGACTTCGACACGGACGATGACATCGACCTCCTGGTCTTCGACGGCTCTACGGAACGGTACTACGAGAATGACGGGAGCGGCACCTTCACAGAGCAGACCGGCGCGTCGAACCCATTCGATGGGATCGCTCAGGCCTTCTGGACGAACACCACGACGCTCGTTCGGGACTTCGACGGCGACGGGGATGTGGACCTCGCCTCGCGGGACGGCTCAGCCAGCGGGACCGCCGCGTGGATCTACATGGAGAACACGGACGGCTCGACATACGCGGACCGGAGCGGCGCCGCCTTTCCGCTCGACAACGTGGCCGTTGACGCCACACAGAATAGCGTCGCGATCACCACGGGCGACTTTAACCTGGACGGGTCGCTGGACCTGCTCGCCTACGAGGGCACCAGCCAAACCTTTTACGCAGGCGACGGAGCGGGAACGTACACGGCTCAGACGGGGACGAGCAACCCGTTCGACGGCGTCACACCAGCCCTTCAGGTATTCGCAACGACTCTTCCGGTGAACGTGAATCCGGTGGTCGATGACGACATCGACATCACCTTTGGTGAGAATGACGCACTCCGTTTCATCGAGCGAACGGGCCAGGGCGTTATCCCCGTCGAACTCGCCCGCTTCAACGGCCAGATGGACGGAGACGCGGTTCAGCTTACCTGGGAAACGTTGTCTGAAACCAACAATGCCGGCTTCGACGTGCAACGACGCATTAGCACGACGTCGAATGCTCAATCCGGCATGTGGACGACGCTACAACACGTCCGCGGTGCCGGCACTACGAGCACCCCCCAGAACTACCGGTTCACCGATTCTGCAATCCCGTTCGACGCCAACTGGATTACATACCGGCTGCGACAGATCGACATTGACGGCACCACGGCCCTGTCTGACGAAATCCGGATCCGCCCTGACGCACTCAAGCAGCTCACGCTTCGTCCCGCCTACCCAAACCCGGTGCGCGAATCCACCACCATCGAATTCGGCACCCCGGACGCCCGGCGCGTCACGCTTCAGCTCTTTGACGTAATGGGACGAAACGTCCGCACGTTGTTCGAAGCAGACGTGGTGGGCCGCGAGTCCGTCACGATTCGCACAGACGGTCTGGCGAGCGGTCTCTACTTCGTCCGACTCCAGTCTGAGGGTCAGACACGCACCGAGCGATTCGTCGTCGTCCGCTGACCGGTTGCCGTTCACGGATCGTGTGCCCGCTGGAAATCGGCTTCGAGCACTACCGGGCGAAGAGCGCCAGGAGGCCGCCGATAATGAAGAGTGGAATCGAGAGCCACAGCGGTCCGCCCTGAACGACGGCGACGACCCCGCCGACGATGCACGAGCCTGCGATTATGCCACTTCGAAGACCCGCAATTGGGTCGTCCGTTGACAGGCGGGTGCTCATACGCTCCTCTGCGAAGGACACGCCCTGCGACATCAACTGAGGGAGCTGCATCACGGCGTCGACAAATTCCGGCGCGTTGCTCACGAGCTCCCGCCCGAGAGCTCGCGGGTCGAACCGGTCACGGAAGATGTCCTGAACGTGGCGGCGTGAGACGGCCACGACATCGAGATCCGGGTCGAGCGTGCGCCCGACGCCCTCGAACGTGACGAGGGCTTTCACCATAAGGGTCATTTCGACAGGAAAGAAGACGTGATACCGCCCGCCGAGGCTTAAGGACTGCAGGATCACCTGCGCGAAACTGATTTCGCCCTGCTTGCTCCGCATCAGGAAATGGCGGGCCATATCCGCCACCGCGCGCTGGAATCCCTGCGGGTCCCCGCCTTCGCCGATGCGCGCCATGCTAAGCAGGTGACGCGAGGCATTTTCCACGTCCCCACGCACGAGAGCGTAATAGTAATATAGCATCCGGCGCTTCAGCTTCGAATTGAAACGTCCCACCATCCCGAGATCGATAAACCCGATCTTGAGATCCTTCGGTCGCTCGCCCGGCATGATCATCAGGTTGCCCGCATGCAGATCGGCATGGAAGAACCCGTCGTCGTAGAGCATCCGGATGATGGACGCCGCCCCCAGGTCGATGACCCGCTGCCGCTCCTCTTCGCTCAATGCAAGCGAGGCCGCAGAGCCCGGACGAATGCCTTCCAGAAACTCCATCGTCAGGACGTCATCCGAGCTCAGACTCCGGTAGATATCGGGAAACACGATGCCCGGCATGTCCTGGAAGTTCGCCGCGAAGACCTCCGCATTATCCGCCTCGTAGGTGTAGTCGACCTCGCGCCGGGTATAGGAGCTAAACTCCTCGATAATCTGCGAGGGTTGGTACCGCGGCAGGATCCACTGCAGGAAGACGCCGAAAAACTCGAGCAGCTTCAGGTCGGACGTGATGACGTCGCGGATGCCGGGCTTGATCACCTTCACCACCACCTCGTCGCCGCCTCGCGTCACCGCGCGGTGCGCCTGAGCGATGGACGCCGACCCGATCGGTTCGGGGTCGATAGACTCGAAAAGCAGATCGACCGGCGTCTCGAGGTCCCGCTCGATGATGGCCTGCACCTGCTCGAAAGGAATCGCAGGCAGGTGATCCATCAGGCTCTCCAGCTCCCGCGTAATCGCGTCGGGAAGCAGATCCTCACGGATCGCCATGATCTGCCCGAGCTTGGTAAACGTCGGGCCGAGAATCTCCAGCCGCCGCCGTAGTTGCACTGGAAACGGTTTGTCGCGCAGGTCGCGCTTCACGAGCGGGCGCAGCAGAAATGCCAGCAGACGCCGTCCGGGCGAGCGCAACCGCTTCTTCTGCCGATCCGGAAGCGACCGGACGTACGCCAAATGCCCGCCCATGAGCAGGCCCGCCACGTGGCGATAGACCGTAAAAAATCGCCGGATCGCCCCACGATAGGGCGCTAACGGGTCGAAGTCGGCAAGCGGTGACTTCTTTTTGGATGACGATCGCGGCTCATGCTCGACCGGCAGCGTATCAGATGTCTCCCCCACGCCGTCACCCGAAATCGGCTCTCGAAGGGCCGGCGGGATTCCCTCTTCGGATGTCGACTCTCCAGACGCATCCCCGTTTGGCGGGGACGCCTGCGACGTCGATCGAGATGTAGAGTGGGCGTCGGCCATCCGAAGTTCGACAGGGAAAAGGAAAAGCGCCGGAAGCAATCCTACCGGGACCGTCGGTTCATTCTCAACCGCCAATCTCCTTTGTTGGTTCTTCGTCGGTAAGAAGCGGAGTGGACCGTCAGAATGCAAATCCACGCTATTTAGAGGATACGACACCGCCCGTGGTTAACACCGTTAATTTTTTCAGGGAAATGTCTTGCACCGGCGCCCGGAAGCGCTTACTTTAACGATCCCTTCGAATCATTGCCTCTCTCCGTACGCCGTCGACCCATGATCTTCCTGACTGGCTTCCCCGGCTTCCTGGGCACCCGCTTCGTTCGAGCATTGGCCGAACAACACCCAGAGAGCTCGTTTCTCCTCCTAATCCAGCCCAAGTTCGACGCGCAGGCCCGAGGCGTACTGCAAGACCTCGGCCTCACGGACCGGGCCGAACTTGTCCATGGTGATATCACCGAACCGGATCTCGGCCTCGGCACCCGGCACGACGAGCTGGCCGAACAGGTGACCCGGGCCTTCCACCTGGCTGCGGTCTACGATCTATCGATTCCCCGTGAGATTGGCTGGAAAGTAAACGTGGACGGCACGCGGCATGTCGTCGATTTCCTCGAGCAGGCCCCTGACCTCGAGGTGTTTGGCTACATCAGCACGGCCTACGTGTCGGGCAAGCGCACAGGCGTTGTTCGCGAGGACGAACTGGTGCACGACACGGGCTTCAAAAATTTCTACGAGGAGACGAAGTACCACGCCGAGGTCATCGTGCAGGGTCGAATGGACGCGGTACCAACGATCATATTCCGCCCGGCCGTCGTCGTCGGCGACTCGGAGACCGGAGAAACGGCCAAGTTCGACGGCCCCTACTTTATCCTGAAGGCGCTCCAGAAGCTTCCGCCCGTGACGCTGATGACGCGCATCGGAAGTGGCACGCGCGAGGTCAACCTGGTACCGGTGGACTATGTCATCGATGCCATGACCTACCTCCAGAATCAGGAGGAGAACATCGGCAAGACGTTCCACCTCACGGACCCGAACCCGCTGACGACGCAGGGCGTGATGGAGACATTTACGGAGCTCCTCGACATGAAGGTCGCATACGTGCCCATCCCGCCAGCCGTCGCACGCGCCCTGATGAGCACCGGCGTCGGACGCTTTCTTGGCATCTCCCCGGAGCTAATCGACTACTTCGACCACCCCGTTCACTACGATACGTCAGACGTGGAAAACGCACTCAAGGGAAGCGGAATTCGCTGCCCGCGGCTCCCGGAGTACGCCCCCAACATGGTCGACTTTATGCAAAAGCACGCCGAGCTCCGCAGCGAT containing:
- a CDS encoding T9SS type A sorting domain-containing protein, encoding MLSTLLITYCRRIVCLAALFTLCCGPNASAQYAEQTGTNNPFDGITALSSANALDAVAGDFDSDGDIDLLAYDGSSERFYQNDGTATFTEQTGAQNPFDGVALVFGTRGRTFVGDVDGDTDTDIVDFRPATGTFAFIENTDGSTYTDQTGTNNPFDGIQVSGNQTSVDAVFGDFDTDDDIDLLVFDGSTERYYENDGSGTFTEQTGASNPFDGIAQAFWTNTTTLVRDFDGDGDVDLASRDGSASGTAAWIYMENTDGSTYADRSGAAFPLDNVAVDATQNSVAITTGDFNLDGSLDLLAYEGTSQTFYAGDGAGTYTAQTGTSNPFDGVTPALQVFATTLPVNVNPVVDDDIDITFGENDALRFIERTGQGVIPVELARFNGQMDGDAVQLTWETLSETNNAGFDVQRRISTTSNAQSGMWTTLQHVRGAGTTSTPQNYRFTDSAIPFDANWITYRLRQIDIDGTTALSDEIRIRPDALKQLTLRPAYPNPVRESTTIEFGTPDARRVTLQLFDVMGRNVRTLFEADVVGRESVTIRTDGLASGLYFVRLQSEGQTRTERFVVVR
- a CDS encoding ABC1 kinase family protein, with the translated sequence MADAHSTSRSTSQASPPNGDASGESTSEEGIPPALREPISGDGVGETSDTLPVEHEPRSSSKKKSPLADFDPLAPYRGAIRRFFTVYRHVAGLLMGGHLAYVRSLPDRQKKRLRSPGRRLLAFLLRPLVKRDLRDKPFPVQLRRRLEILGPTFTKLGQIMAIREDLLPDAITRELESLMDHLPAIPFEQVQAIIERDLETPVDLLFESIDPEPIGSASIAQAHRAVTRGGDEVVVKVIKPGIRDVITSDLKLLEFFGVFLQWILPRYQPSQIIEEFSSYTRREVDYTYEADNAEVFAANFQDMPGIVFPDIYRSLSSDDVLTMEFLEGIRPGSAASLALSEEERQRVIDLGAASIIRMLYDDGFFHADLHAGNLMIMPGERPKDLKIGFIDLGMVGRFNSKLKRRMLYYYYALVRGDVENASRHLLSMARIGEGGDPQGFQRAVADMARHFLMRSKQGEISFAQVILQSLSLGGRYHVFFPVEMTLMVKALVTFEGVGRTLDPDLDVVAVSRRHVQDIFRDRFDPRALGRELVSNAPEFVDAVMQLPQLMSQGVSFAEERMSTRLSTDDPIAGLRSGIIAGSCIVGGVVAVVQGGPLWLSIPLFIIGGLLALFAR
- a CDS encoding tail fiber protein, which codes for MFGGNFAPRNWANCDGQLLAISQNTALFSILGTIYGGDGRTTFAVPDLRGRVPIHAGQGPGLTSRNQGQSGGTETETLAAAQIPNHSHPASLPVTSAEGDATSPDGNALGAQPNSRGTQPIYSTNATNGTMDVNSAAVGGSQSHNNMPPFAVIRYVIALTGIFPSRN
- a CDS encoding 1-acyl-sn-glycerol-3-phosphate acyltransferase; the protein is MDRSRSSRDDSTDNRTAVDGPAASHSGRSSATRSEERASGDAHQASSHQTRTSRRSGRHSAPHDPIDWDYLYRLADDGPMYDIIDHYFRARLIGQEKLPSDGPIVVAPNHSGNAFPHDAIVLDALMWREDGLTKESKFRSVYTPELAATWWMRPFDMDNWWRRVGGVDMTVGNFDRLLDRGDRLIYYPEGVPGIAKGFLRRYQLQPFSRSFVLMAARHDAPVYPVSIVNAEWVNPASITFDALDRLSRKYLGVPFVPLPIAPIAALLPFAFYLAFPCQMTFVIQDPINVRKMLRDAGCTDLEDPDRRELARVAEQVRRRSQSMLDDAVDEHGEKPYDLSDLLRHLRHLGKRAFGATPFGWPVSYGHHERNVRRTEEAHGWRGLMKDLDLASWYVPLGWLAVALLREIRRPPCGYRGLSESERRAMEGSYRWSLKDDPLPDRSFS
- a CDS encoding SDR family oxidoreductase, with amino-acid sequence MIFLTGFPGFLGTRFVRALAEQHPESSFLLLIQPKFDAQARGVLQDLGLTDRAELVHGDITEPDLGLGTRHDELAEQVTRAFHLAAVYDLSIPREIGWKVNVDGTRHVVDFLEQAPDLEVFGYISTAYVSGKRTGVVREDELVHDTGFKNFYEETKYHAEVIVQGRMDAVPTIIFRPAVVVGDSETGETAKFDGPYFILKALQKLPPVTLMTRIGSGTREVNLVPVDYVIDAMTYLQNQEENIGKTFHLTDPNPLTTQGVMETFTELLDMKVAYVPIPPAVARALMSTGVGRFLGISPELIDYFDHPVHYDTSDVENALKGSGIRCPRLPEYAPNMVDFMQKHAELRSDAMY